The Pseudomonas sp. G2-4 genome window below encodes:
- a CDS encoding methyl-accepting chemotaxis protein, whose amino-acid sequence MATDGTLAGVVPASVPATKSMARWLTPTLQSIALSLLLCGMALGGWSLYLGLPLVMLIVWLPRLRSRMSATPVPAAVDKLAELTRDLSYTTSHNALSAAGVAYSVKQLAGKVQSQLDAAAQIVSNAESMIATEQATSQLSQQALGAASEAHRSSVAGRSELVESISRMHQLSQRANDSRELIEALSVRSDEIQRVSLVIQSIASQTNLLALNAAIEAARAGEHGRGFAVVADEVRGLAGRTAAATGEVGVMVADIQQRTAQVVEQIRQLASDLDSGVQQVEHTGQHLENIARLAAGVETQVSAIAQGTDTNREQLDSLFHAIEQMRGDLSVSDQQTQRLAEAAVQMEGQAETISERLAEVGLDDYHQRVYDLAREGASQIAAQFEADIDQGRVSLEDLFDRSYQAIPNTQPAKFQTRFDRYTDQVLPAIQEPLLARHEGLVFAIACTQQGYVPTHNKAFSQPLTGDPQVDTLNNRTKRKFSDRTGIRCGSHQQPVLLQTYTRDTGELMHDLSVPIMLKGRHWGGLRLGYKPEKPR is encoded by the coding sequence ATGGCGACAGACGGAACTCTGGCGGGTGTGGTACCGGCTTCGGTGCCTGCGACGAAAAGCATGGCGCGTTGGTTGACGCCGACCTTGCAGAGTATCGCCCTGAGCTTGCTGCTGTGCGGCATGGCCTTGGGTGGCTGGTCGCTGTACTTGGGCCTGCCCTTGGTGATGCTCATCGTCTGGTTGCCGCGCCTGCGCTCGCGCATGAGCGCGACCCCTGTACCGGCGGCGGTCGACAAACTGGCCGAGCTGACCCGCGACTTGTCCTATACCACCAGCCATAACGCCTTGTCGGCGGCCGGCGTCGCCTATTCGGTCAAGCAGCTGGCCGGCAAGGTCCAGTCGCAACTCGATGCGGCGGCGCAAATCGTCAGCAATGCCGAATCGATGATCGCCACCGAACAAGCCACTTCGCAACTCAGCCAGCAGGCCCTGGGCGCCGCCAGCGAGGCCCATCGCAGCAGCGTGGCCGGGCGCAGCGAGCTGGTGGAGTCCATCAGCCGCATGCACCAGCTCAGCCAGCGCGCAAACGACAGCCGCGAATTGATCGAAGCCTTGAGCGTGCGCAGCGATGAAATCCAGCGAGTCAGCCTGGTGATCCAGTCGATCGCCAGCCAGACCAACCTGTTGGCGCTGAACGCCGCCATCGAAGCGGCACGGGCCGGTGAGCATGGCCGCGGGTTCGCAGTGGTGGCCGATGAGGTGCGCGGCCTGGCCGGGCGCACGGCGGCGGCCACCGGCGAGGTCGGCGTGATGGTGGCGGACATCCAGCAGCGCACCGCCCAGGTGGTGGAACAGATCCGGCAATTGGCCAGTGACTTGGACAGCGGCGTGCAACAGGTCGAGCACACCGGCCAGCATCTGGAAAACATTGCCCGGCTCGCCGCCGGCGTCGAAACCCAGGTCAGCGCCATCGCCCAGGGCACCGACACCAACCGCGAGCAACTCGACAGCCTGTTCCATGCCATCGAGCAGATGCGCGGCGACCTGTCCGTCAGTGACCAGCAGACCCAGCGCCTGGCCGAAGCGGCCGTGCAGATGGAAGGCCAGGCCGAAACCATCAGCGAACGCCTGGCTGAGGTAGGCCTCGACGATTATCACCAACGGGTGTACGACCTGGCGCGGGAAGGGGCGAGCCAGATCGCCGCGCAGTTCGAAGCAGACATCGATCAGGGCCGTGTCAGCCTGGAGGACCTGTTTGACCGTAGTTACCAGGCCATCCCCAACACCCAGCCCGCCAAGTTCCAGACCCGCTTCGACCGCTACACCGATCAGGTGCTGCCGGCGATCCAGGAACCGTTGCTCGCCCGCCACGAAGGCCTGGTGTTCGCGATTGCCTGCACCCAGCAGGGTTACGTGCCTACCCATAACAAGGCTTTCAGCCAGCCGCTGACCGGCGATCCACAGGTGGATACGCTGAATAACCGGACCAAGCGCAAGTTCTCCGATCGCACCGGAATTCGCTGCGGCAGCCATCAACAGCCGGTGCTGCTCCAGACCTACACCCGCGACACGGGGGAGTTGATGCACGATCTATCCGTGCCGATCATGCTCAAGGGGCGTCATTGGGGTGGTTTGCGGTTGGGCTATAAACCCGAGAAACCGCGCTAG